GGGGGGTGCGCAGGGCGTAAGCCTTTTCCACGGCGGCGTCCTCGGCGGCCCGGCCGGGGTCCTGCAACAGACCGCTGATGCGGGTGGGCAGGTTCAGATGCTGAATGGGTTGGTCCAGACCAACCACCGGAATGCGCCCGCGCACCAGCTCCCCGTTCAGGCTGACCTCGTAGACCACCGGGGTGGTCTTGCCCAGCACCACGCGGCCCAGCGCAACGTACTCGCCCGCCGCCCCCACCGGCTTGAGGACCTCGTTGGGACGGCGGACGTCCTCGCCGACCTCGCTGGGAAAGCGCACGGTGGCCTGGGCGGCCCGCGTCCCCGAGAGCTGCACGATGAACGCCTCGCCCATGCGCAGGCTGGCAGGCACCCGGATATTCACGCCCGCCACGGTGGCCGCCGGAGGCGTGGGGGTCAGTTGATCTTCGGGCAACGGTGCGGGAAGGGGGGGTTTGGCGGGCGGCTGAGGAGCGGGCGTGGCCGGAGCCGGGGCCGCTCCCGGCAAACGAAGCTCCTGGCCAATCTCCAGGGCGGTATCCGGGAGCCCATTGAGCTTCATCAGGGCGGCCACGGTGGTGCCGTTGGCCCGCGCGATGGAATACAGGGTGTCGCCCGCCTTGACGGTGTAGGCCCCGGCCATGCCGAACAGCAGGGAAGCGGCGAACAGGACGGCAGTGCGGCGAGTCATGGCCGGCAGCATAGGGGCCGCAGGTGAGAACTGTGGCACGCAGCGGGGCCAGCTCCTCATGGTGCGCGCCCTACAGTTCCAGCGTGATAGTCACCGGACCGTCGTTGCTCAGGGAAATCACCATATGTTCACCGAAGCGGCCCTCTCCAACCGACAGGCCCAGGTCCCGCAGCGCAGCGTTGAAGGCGACGTACAGCGTGCGGGCGTGTTCGGGCGGGGCGGCGCCGATAAAGCTGGGGCGGTTGCCCGCCCGGGTGTCGGCGTACAGCGTGAATTGGCTGATGCTCAGGATTCCGCCTGCCCGTCCTGAGCCGTCTAAGTCCAGCACGCTGCGGTTCATCTTGCCGGCGTCATCGTTGAAGATCCGCAGCCTGGAAATCTTGGCGGCCAGCTTGTGCGCGGTCTGAACGGTGTCCTCGGGGGCGACCCCCAGCAGCACGAGCAGTCCCGGCCCGGTCTGGCCGGTGGTTTCCGTGCCGACCGTACAACTGGCCTGGGTCACCCGCTGAATGACGGCCCTCACCGTCAGTTCCCGTGCGGTCCGCTGTCCAGCCGCGTCCGCAGGCTGTGGATGGCCCCGGTCAGCAGCTCGGCCTCGGCAAAATCCAGGTTGCCGCGCGTCTTGTCGGCGAGCATGCTCAGCAGCTTGAGGCTGCGCTCGGCCGTCTGGCGGGCGCGGCCCTCCTGCAGCAGGCCGTCACGGGCCGCGCTGGCGGTCGCAGCGTTCAGGTCGCCCAGCGCCGCCTCGGCGGTGGCCTGCAGGGAATTCACGAGTCCGACGAATTCAGGATGGGGCATGCCCGACAGTCTACGGGCCGGGCGCGGCGGGTGGTCCGCTCGGGCCTTCAATCAGTGTTTCCCGTCAACCGCGCTCCCACACCCCCGTGCCCCTAAAAAAGTCCCGGCTGGTCGGTCATGTCCTCGGGCGGCAGCACGCTCAGGCGGTCAGGGATTTTGTGACCGCGCAGCACGGCGGCCGCCTCCTGCAGGTCATGCCACGTCAGGCTCTTGGGACCGCCGGGGGCGCGGGTGGGGTGGCGCAGCAGGTAGGCCGGATGAAACAGCGGCATCAGCAATGGTGCGTCCCGGTCCTCCTCCCCGGATTCAAGGCGGAACCACTGCCCGCGCAGGCCCGTGATGCCGCGGCGGGTGCCCAGCAGGGCCTGGGTGGCCGTGTTGCCCAGGCTCAGGATCACGCGGGGCCGCAGCAGATTCAGCTGTGGCCACAGCCAGCGGGCGGCGCAGGTTTCCGTCTCGGCGGGCCGGGGGGCGCGGTCCCCCGGAGGACGGCAGCCCAGCACGGTGGTCAGGTAGACCTCCTCTCGCGTGAGATGAACCGCGGCGAGCATGCGGTCAAGCAGCGCTCCTCCCTCCCCCACCAGCGGGCGCCCCTGCCGGTCCTCCTCGCGTCCCGGCCCCTCGGCCACGATCACCAGGGCGGCGGCGGGGTTGCCCTCTGCCGCCACCACCTGGGTACATCCGGCCCGCAGACCACAGGCCCCGCAGCCGCGCATCCGCCCCTGCAGGGCGAGCAACGCGGCGGCCCGTGCGCCGGCGGCGTCACCGTACGGTGGAGTCACGGGCCGCCCAGCAAGACAGCCTTAGGACCCAGCGGCAGCTTCCAGCTTGGGGCGGCGGCTGCGGGCCTCGCGGCGGGTCTTGGGGTCCAGGCCCACGAGCAGGAAGAAGTTTTCCAGCGCGTTCTCGCGGCCCTTGATGTCGGCATGTTCGTTCTCCGGCGTACCGGTGGCAAAGGGCAGCGTCTGGTACAGCTCCAGGGCGTGGGTCACGACCTCGTCGCTGGCATGGCCCTCGGCGTAGGTGCCCAGCGCGACGTAGACCTCCCGGCGGCTCTCGGCGTGCTTCAGGAAGGCTTCCGGGTAGGGCGTCTCCGCCGCCCGCAACATGTCCTGCCGAGCGATTCGCCGGTAATGCTTCAGCCCTTGCAACAGCTGATCGGTGGTCATGGGTTCCTTCATCGGTCCTCCAGGGCGGCGAGTGGCCTGCACGGCAGCCTTTGGGGCGCGGCGGCAACTTCTTGGAGCCAGTGTCCACGGTCAGTATAGAAGGCCCGGGCGCGGGCTGTCCGTACTGCCCCATCAACAGACCCAGGGCAGGGCATTCCTCTAATAATGAGAAAGATGATATTGCGACAAATCCGTCATCAGGGTTTAAGCCTGTGATACGGCAGGCTTTTCGCTGCCCGGCGAATATGAGGCCAAACCTGAGAACACTGAGCCGGAGCTGTTTTTCCGCCAGAATCCGGGAAAACAGAGACCGCATAAAGACCGTATAGGCGCATAATTCGCCGCTATTTTCCTGACAATGAAGGGCAAATAAATAAAGATCCGCTAAACTTCTGAGGTCGATGAATTACTCCCGCCTGTTTCTGACCCTCACCGTTGCCGCCCTGACCAGCACCTCTGCGCTGGCCGCCACGTACACCGTCAAGAGCGGTGACACCCTGTCGTCCATCGCCCGGGCCACCGGCACGGACGCCGCCCAGCTGATGAGCCTGAACAAGCTGAGCAGCAGCACCATCCAGATCGGCCAGAAGCTCAACCTGGGCGGGGCCGCTGCCCCGAGCGCCACCAACTCCAGCACCCCCGCCGCCCGCAGCTCAGGCGGCGCTTTCATTCGCAGCGCCGCCACCCGCTTCCTGGGCATTCGCTACGCGCTGGGCGGCAACGGGGGCAACGCCATTGACTGCTCGGGCTACACGAGCAGCGTGTTCCGCCAGATGGGCATCTCGCTGCCCCGCACCGCCGCCGGGCAGTGGAAGGCCGGTCGACCGGTCAACCGGCGCGACCTGCAGGCGGGCGATCTGGTGTTCTTCAACACCGTGGGCCGCACCGCCAGCCATGTCGGCGTGTACCTGGGCGACGGCATGATGGCCAACGCCAACAGCTTTCACGGCAGGTCCATGATCGAGCCGCTGTTCAGCAACCCCTACTGGGCCAACCGCTATGACGGAGCGCGCCGCTTCCTGAACTGAGCACCAGCCGGAGAATTCAAACGACCTCAGCCCCTGCCCATACGGCAGGGGTTTTGAGTTATATGGCCCACCTACAAGCGGGCACAAACGAAGGCGGGAAAGAGCCCAGTTCCGGCCCTTCCCCGCCCCCCGCAGCCTGCGGTTACTGCCGGATAATCTGGGCGTCTTTGGGCAACTGCTTGAGAGAGGCGACGCTGAGACCCGAGTTCACCCGGTAGTTGCCCACATTCAGGTCTGCCAGGGCCTTGCCCGCACTGCTCACGATCTGGATGCGGGTGGGCCGCCAGCCCGCCTCGGTGATCCACACACGG
Above is a window of Deinococcus aerophilus DNA encoding:
- a CDS encoding uracil-DNA glycosylase, with the translated sequence MTPPYGDAAGARAAALLALQGRMRGCGACGLRAGCTQVVAAEGNPAAALVIVAEGPGREEDRQGRPLVGEGGALLDRMLAAVHLTREEVYLTTVLGCRPPGDRAPRPAETETCAARWLWPQLNLLRPRVILSLGNTATQALLGTRRGITGLRGQWFRLESGEEDRDAPLLMPLFHPAYLLRHPTRAPGGPKSLTWHDLQEAAAVLRGHKIPDRLSVLPPEDMTDQPGLF
- a CDS encoding DUF1844 domain-containing protein, producing MPHPEFVGLVNSLQATAEAALGDLNAATASAARDGLLQEGRARQTAERSLKLLSMLADKTRGNLDFAEAELLTGAIHSLRTRLDSGPHGN
- a CDS encoding C40 family peptidase, with product MNYSRLFLTLTVAALTSTSALAATYTVKSGDTLSSIARATGTDAAQLMSLNKLSSSTIQIGQKLNLGGAAAPSATNSSTPAARSSGGAFIRSAATRFLGIRYALGGNGGNAIDCSGYTSSVFRQMGISLPRTAAGQWKAGRPVNRRDLQAGDLVFFNTVGRTASHVGVYLGDGMMANANSFHGRSMIEPLFSNPYWANRYDGARRFLN
- a CDS encoding LysM peptidoglycan-binding domain-containing M23 family metallopeptidase, with amino-acid sequence MTRRTAVLFAASLLFGMAGAYTVKAGDTLYSIARANGTTVAALMKLNGLPDTALEIGQELRLPGAAPAPATPAPQPPAKPPLPAPLPEDQLTPTPPAATVAGVNIRVPASLRMGEAFIVQLSGTRAAQATVRFPSEVGEDVRRPNEVLKPVGAAGEYVALGRVVLGKTTPVVYEVSLNGELVRGRIPVVGLDQPIQHLNLPTRISGLLQDPGRAAEDAAVEKAYALRTPQVWTRPFAPAMSGVKATSSSFGQPRTYLAGGPVAYHFGTDYPAPVGTPVLAVNDGKVILAGKYPVRGNLVVIDHGAGVASLYFHQSKLLVKPGQTVTRGQKIGEVGTTGLSAGPHLHLEVRVRGEGTNPETWMNRLWPR
- the dtd gene encoding D-aminoacyl-tRNA deacylase → MRAVIQRVTQASCTVGTETTGQTGPGLLVLLGVAPEDTVQTAHKLAAKISRLRIFNDDAGKMNRSVLDLDGSGRAGGILSISQFTLYADTRAGNRPSFIGAAPPEHARTLYVAFNAALRDLGLSVGEGRFGEHMVISLSNDGPVTITLEL